In the Bacillus shivajii genome, one interval contains:
- a CDS encoding LCP family glycopolymer transferase: MTNSRTELKKKKQTSRFRRTWKTFGIFFFVTFLVLGSVAAYMAHKMHDVTSSAQLDLERGDRSDIREEAVTPSKDSISILFLGVDDRTGNLSGRTDAMLLATFNEEEGTVKLLNIPRDSLVEIPGRGQDKINHAHAFGGIDLTIDTVENLLNVPVDYFVTLNFTAFMEIINTLGGVEVDVPFSFTEMDSEDRKGAIAIEEGIQTLSGEEALAYARMRKQDPRGDLGRGDRQKQILEALINKGASFSSITRFNDILDSIENHMKMNLSFTDLVSLHSYAPKLNNIDQLSFEGDNTRLNGIFYYQLREESVNTISKELRQHLDLENPADSNADTESKNNN, encoded by the coding sequence ATGACTAACTCAAGAACAGAGCTAAAAAAGAAGAAACAAACATCTCGTTTTAGGCGAACGTGGAAAACATTCGGTATTTTCTTCTTTGTTACTTTTTTAGTATTAGGTTCAGTAGCAGCATATATGGCTCATAAAATGCACGATGTTACAAGCAGTGCTCAATTAGACCTTGAGCGAGGCGATCGTTCTGATATACGAGAAGAAGCAGTTACTCCAAGTAAAGATAGTATTTCCATCCTTTTCCTCGGTGTAGATGATCGCACAGGAAACTTAAGTGGTAGAACAGATGCTATGCTTTTAGCAACTTTTAATGAAGAAGAAGGCACAGTCAAGTTACTAAACATCCCTCGTGATTCACTAGTTGAAATTCCAGGCCGAGGACAAGACAAGATCAATCACGCTCACGCCTTCGGGGGAATTGACCTTACAATTGACACTGTTGAAAATTTATTAAATGTTCCAGTCGATTACTTCGTAACACTCAACTTTACAGCTTTTATGGAAATCATTAATACACTTGGTGGTGTTGAAGTAGATGTTCCATTCTCATTTACAGAAATGGATAGCGAAGACCGTAAAGGAGCCATTGCAATAGAAGAAGGGATTCAAACTTTAAGCGGTGAAGAAGCCCTTGCATACGCTCGTATGAGGAAGCAAGATCCTAGAGGTGACTTAGGTCGTGGCGATCGTCAAAAACAAATTTTAGAAGCACTTATTAATAAAGGGGCATCATTTAGTTCCATTACAAGGTTCAATGATATCCTAGATAGTATTGAAAATCATATGAAAATGAACTTATCATTTACTGATTTAGTGAGTCTTCATAGCTATGCTCCGAAATTAAATAACATTGATCAGCTTAGCTTTGAAGGTGATAATACAAGGCTAAATGGAATTTTTTATTATCAGTTAAGAGAAGAATCGGTTAACACAATAAGTAAGGAATTACGTCAGCATCTAGACCTCGAAAATCCAGCAGACAGTAATGCAGACACCGAAAGCAAAAATAACAATTAA
- a CDS encoding S8 family serine peptidase: protein MLDVKRLWTIVFGVLLFLFASPLNVFGENSQMDEVFVVYKNEAGKNLIKEVVDEILYEFESISALMVSIDKELIYEVLLDPNIAHVEQNSEVKVNEGDIHVLPKSQIINEPSHSGLQWNLKAINAENAWEDQLSGEGVKVAVVDTGIMDHSDLEVSGGISTVGYTNSWTDDNGHGTHVAGIIGAADNYGIGGIAPNAELFAVKALDQSGNGNLGSILEGIDWSISNGMDIINFSIGSEKSSIVLEEMLKTAYNEGVLLVSSSGNSGTEEGDDNNVKYPAKDESVIAVGAVDNHLKRASFSSTGGEVEFSAPGVDIISTYLWNQYASANGTSFAAPHVSSMLALLVEKYPQKNNKELRDLLKNYMLDLGEKGKDSLYGYGFPRYTPNISRIDGANLYETSALISSKGWDHSEVVILARGDRFSDALAGVPLAALYDAPVILTRNDRLDPVTRKEIERLDAKEVIILGGHLAIEDDVEESLKEINGLSVRRIAGDNLHVTAEMIAHEVAPGGSSKAIIVSDNRFQDALSVASYAGAGGIPILLANTNELPQATIRALQELNVQETLVIGGEMAISEEVFEKLPVTHKTRLGGKTMYDTNVLSFEYFKPNKNNTFIATSERFPDGLSGAALAARDNTSVIIVGDSVRDITQNKLSTIPFGQINVLGGELAINDHVFSEVKRTLNIE, encoded by the coding sequence ATGCTAGATGTTAAGCGGTTATGGACAATCGTTTTCGGTGTATTGCTATTCCTATTTGCTTCTCCATTAAATGTTTTTGGAGAAAACTCACAAATGGATGAGGTATTTGTTGTTTATAAAAATGAAGCTGGTAAAAACCTCATAAAAGAAGTGGTAGATGAGATTTTATATGAATTTGAATCAATTTCTGCACTAATGGTATCTATAGACAAAGAGTTAATTTATGAAGTTTTATTAGATCCAAATATTGCGCATGTTGAACAAAATAGTGAAGTTAAAGTAAATGAAGGTGACATTCATGTTTTGCCTAAATCACAAATCATAAATGAGCCTTCACATAGTGGTTTGCAATGGAATTTAAAAGCAATTAATGCAGAGAATGCATGGGAAGATCAACTCTCAGGCGAGGGTGTTAAAGTTGCCGTTGTTGATACTGGTATAATGGACCATTCAGACTTAGAGGTGAGTGGCGGAATTTCAACTGTTGGTTATACGAATTCATGGACAGATGATAACGGACATGGAACGCATGTTGCTGGGATCATTGGAGCAGCGGATAATTATGGGATTGGAGGAATTGCACCCAATGCAGAGTTATTTGCTGTCAAAGCTTTAGATCAATCAGGAAATGGGAACCTTGGAAGTATATTAGAAGGTATCGACTGGTCAATTAGTAACGGGATGGATATTATAAATTTTAGTATAGGCAGTGAAAAGTCATCTATCGTTTTAGAAGAAATGTTAAAAACTGCATATAATGAAGGGGTTTTGCTCGTATCTTCGAGTGGAAACAGTGGAACTGAAGAAGGAGACGACAATAATGTCAAATATCCGGCAAAGGACGAATCAGTGATTGCCGTCGGAGCAGTAGATAATCATTTAAAACGTGCAAGTTTTTCTTCAACAGGTGGAGAGGTAGAATTCTCTGCACCAGGAGTCGATATTATTAGTACATACTTATGGAACCAATATGCTTCTGCTAATGGTACTTCTTTCGCTGCACCGCATGTTTCTAGCATGTTAGCTTTATTAGTAGAAAAGTATCCCCAAAAAAATAATAAAGAACTTCGTGATCTTTTAAAAAATTATATGCTCGATTTAGGTGAGAAGGGTAAGGACAGTTTGTATGGCTATGGCTTTCCAAGGTATACTCCAAATATATCGCGAATTGACGGTGCGAATTTATATGAAACGTCAGCGTTAATCAGTAGTAAGGGCTGGGATCACTCCGAAGTTGTTATCTTAGCTCGAGGTGATCGTTTTTCAGATGCATTAGCTGGTGTTCCTCTTGCTGCTCTATACGATGCTCCAGTCATTTTAACTCGTAATGATCGACTTGATCCTGTTACAAGAAAAGAAATAGAAAGACTGGATGCTAAGGAAGTAATTATTTTGGGAGGACATCTTGCAATTGAGGATGATGTAGAAGAGTCTTTAAAGGAGATTAATGGATTATCTGTCAGAAGGATTGCTGGAGACAACCTTCATGTTACTGCTGAAATGATCGCTCATGAAGTTGCGCCTGGTGGGTCTAGTAAGGCAATCATTGTTAGTGATAATAGGTTCCAAGATGCACTCTCAGTTGCGTCATATGCTGGCGCAGGAGGAATCCCGATCTTGTTAGCTAATACCAATGAGCTTCCCCAAGCGACTATAAGAGCATTGCAGGAATTAAATGTACAAGAAACCCTCGTAATTGGCGGTGAGATGGCTATCTCAGAAGAAGTGTTTGAAAAACTACCAGTCACTCATAAAACACGTTTAGGTGGAAAAACGATGTATGATACAAATGTGTTGTCGTTTGAATACTTTAAACCAAACAAGAATAATACATTTATCGCTACTTCAGAGCGTTTTCCAGATGGATTATCGGGGGCAGCTCTTGCAGCAAGAGACAATACTAGTGTTATTATTGTTGGCGATTCGGTAAGAGATATCACTCAAAATAAACTATCTACCATCCCGTTTGGACAAATAAATGTGTTAGGTGGAGAGCTAGCAATTAATGACCATGTATTTAGCGAAGTTAAAAGGACATTAAATATAGAATAA
- the tagD gene encoding glycerol-3-phosphate cytidylyltransferase: MIKVITYGTFDLLHWGHINILKRAKEYGDYLIVAISTDEFNQLKNKKAYYTYEHRKVILEAVKYVDEVIPEKTWDQKVEDVKKHHVDVFVMGDDWQGKFDFLKEYCEVIYLPRTEGISTTKIKKELMGNDPS, from the coding sequence ATGATTAAAGTAATTACGTATGGAACGTTTGATTTGTTGCATTGGGGACATATAAACATTTTAAAACGGGCAAAGGAGTATGGTGATTATTTAATTGTAGCAATTTCAACGGATGAATTTAATCAATTGAAGAATAAAAAAGCATACTACACTTATGAACATCGAAAGGTAATATTAGAAGCTGTAAAGTATGTTGATGAAGTCATTCCAGAAAAAACGTGGGACCAAAAAGTGGAAGATGTTAAGAAACATCATGTTGATGTGTTTGTTATGGGGGATGACTGGCAAGGGAAGTTTGACTTTTTGAAGGAATACTGTGAAGTCATTTATTTGCCAAGAACTGAAGGAATCTCAACGACAAAAATAAAAAAAGAACTAATGGGTAATGACCCGAGTTAA
- a CDS encoding glycosyltransferase family 4 protein yields MSLIFAIIMTLILSLTITPLIIKVALKLGAVDQPSSRKVHQKAMPRLGGLAIFLSFVAGISFIHPYDPFHYSIIVGATIIIAIGILDDFIELSAKMKVVGQLVAALTVVAYGGLKIEFVNLPFGGVWEFGIFSIPITIFWILTLTNAINLIDGLDGLAGGVSAIGLVSLSVMAFMMGNEYVMIVSLILLFSVLGFLVFNFYPAKIFMGDTGALFLGYMFAVLSILGFKNVTVISFIIPILILGLPLSDTIFAIIRRVKNKTPFYVPDRSHIHHCFLDLGFSHRQTVLIIYGVSAFFGSIAILFSMATITGAIIIALLVILMIEVFAEALGLVSNNYRPLLNFWSHNIVKNKRKDTI; encoded by the coding sequence ATGAGTTTGATATTTGCTATTATTATGACCTTAATTTTATCTTTAACAATAACACCATTAATTATAAAAGTTGCACTAAAATTAGGCGCAGTGGATCAGCCGTCTAGCCGGAAAGTTCATCAAAAAGCGATGCCAAGGTTAGGTGGTTTAGCAATTTTCCTTAGTTTTGTAGCTGGGATAAGTTTTATTCACCCTTATGATCCTTTTCACTATTCCATTATTGTTGGGGCAACTATTATTATTGCAATTGGTATATTAGACGACTTCATTGAGTTATCGGCAAAAATGAAAGTCGTTGGTCAGCTTGTTGCAGCATTGACGGTAGTTGCTTATGGAGGATTAAAGATTGAATTTGTAAACCTTCCATTCGGTGGAGTGTGGGAATTTGGAATTTTTAGTATCCCAATTACGATTTTTTGGATTTTAACATTGACAAATGCGATTAATCTTATTGATGGTTTAGATGGTTTAGCTGGAGGCGTTTCAGCAATTGGACTTGTTTCCTTATCTGTTATGGCCTTTATGATGGGGAACGAGTATGTCATGATTGTTTCTTTAATACTATTATTTAGTGTTTTAGGCTTCCTTGTTTTTAATTTTTATCCAGCTAAGATATTTATGGGAGATACAGGAGCATTATTTTTAGGCTACATGTTTGCAGTCTTATCAATATTAGGTTTTAAAAATGTAACAGTGATTTCTTTTATTATCCCAATCCTTATTTTAGGATTGCCGCTTTCTGATACAATTTTTGCTATTATCCGGCGTGTGAAAAATAAAACTCCTTTTTACGTTCCAGACCGATCACATATTCATCATTGTTTTCTCGACTTAGGATTTTCGCACAGACAAACTGTTTTAATTATATATGGAGTAAGTGCATTTTTTGGATCGATTGCGATTTTATTCTCAATGGCGACGATTACAGGAGCGATTATCATTGCTCTTTTAGTCATCCTAATGATTGAAGTTTTTGCGGAAGCCCTTGGTTTAGTGAGTAATAACTATAGACCACTGTTAAACTTTTGGTCTCATAATATCGTAAAAAACAAACGGAAAGATACGATTTAG
- a CDS encoding WecB/TagA/CpsF family glycosyltransferase, translated as MESINILGLKISKLTQQQTVMKILSSVQRKKRMFVVTANPEIVMCAHEEEDYYRILQTADIITPDGIGVVKGARILGERIPERVAGYDLFLKLLKEANEKELSIYLLGAKEIVLAKSVDVIKKDFPNVNIVGHHHGYFNLHDETIVNEIKDKNPDFVFVALGFPRQEEWISRHISNFEKGVFIGLGGSFDVIAGETLRAPDIWIKLNVEWLYRLIKQPSRWRRMLSLPHFIIKVLGQKLKNQKNH; from the coding sequence ATGGAAAGTATTAATATTCTAGGACTGAAAATCTCTAAACTAACACAACAGCAAACGGTGATGAAGATTTTATCATCTGTTCAAAGGAAAAAACGTATGTTTGTAGTTACAGCTAATCCCGAAATTGTTATGTGTGCTCATGAAGAAGAAGATTACTACCGTATTCTCCAAACTGCAGACATCATCACCCCTGATGGAATAGGGGTTGTGAAGGGAGCAAGGATACTGGGGGAAAGAATTCCCGAACGCGTCGCAGGGTATGATTTGTTTCTGAAGCTTTTAAAAGAAGCAAATGAAAAAGAATTATCGATTTATTTATTAGGTGCCAAAGAGATTGTTTTGGCTAAATCTGTTGATGTGATAAAAAAGGACTTTCCGAATGTAAATATCGTGGGACATCATCATGGTTATTTCAATTTACACGATGAGACAATTGTCAACGAAATTAAGGATAAAAATCCTGATTTTGTGTTTGTAGCATTAGGCTTCCCGAGACAAGAGGAGTGGATTTCGAGACATATATCCAACTTTGAGAAGGGAGTCTTTATTGGACTAGGTGGAAGCTTTGATGTGATTGCAGGTGAAACGTTGCGTGCACCAGATATTTGGATTAAGTTAAATGTAGAGTGGTTGTACAGGTTAATAAAACAGCCATCAAGGTGGCGAAGGATGCTGTCTCTTCCGCATTTTATTATTAAAGTTTTAGGACAAAAGTTAAAAAATCAGAAAAATCATTAG
- a CDS encoding CDP-glycerol glycerophosphotransferase family protein, giving the protein MMKKFLQKIKRSAIIKAAYKLLFIFAGMLPKKRHVVIFESFLGKQYSCNPRAIYEYLQKKYPKYECYWSIDPRYSKNFEGFQLKVLNRFSLKWLYLMARSKYWVSNSRLPIWIPKPKKTTYLQTWHGTPLKKLGIDIDEVHMPGTKTEKYKKNFQNESSRWDYLVSPNPYSSSIFPRAFGFNGTLIESGYPRNDFLLNHTTQDIETIRNKIGIPDNKKVLLYAPTWRDDEYHSVGKYKFLLQLDLEKMKKQIGEEWVIVLRLHYLVADRLDISSYGDFIIDASNHTDIRELYVIADMLMTDYSSVFFDYAILQRPILFFVYDLQKYKDKLRGFYFDFESQAPGPLLKSTDEVLEHINKNKDDLLDGFDSNFSQQFISLEDGQASRRVVDQIFK; this is encoded by the coding sequence ATGATGAAAAAGTTTCTGCAAAAAATTAAAAGAAGTGCAATAATTAAAGCTGCTTATAAATTATTATTTATATTTGCGGGAATGTTACCAAAGAAGAGACATGTCGTTATTTTCGAAAGCTTCTTAGGTAAGCAATATAGCTGTAACCCTAGAGCAATTTATGAATATTTACAAAAGAAATATCCTAAATATGAATGTTATTGGAGTATTGACCCCCGGTATTCAAAGAACTTTGAAGGATTTCAATTAAAAGTCCTTAACCGTTTCTCATTAAAGTGGTTATATCTAATGGCTAGATCTAAATATTGGGTATCTAACAGCAGATTGCCTATATGGATTCCGAAACCAAAGAAGACAACTTATCTCCAAACTTGGCATGGTACCCCTTTAAAAAAATTAGGTATTGATATTGATGAAGTGCATATGCCTGGAACAAAAACGGAAAAATATAAAAAGAACTTCCAAAATGAATCAAGTCGTTGGGACTATCTTGTTTCACCAAATCCATACTCATCAAGTATTTTCCCTAGGGCTTTTGGCTTTAATGGTACATTAATTGAAAGTGGTTATCCAAGGAATGATTTCTTATTGAATCATACGACACAAGATATTGAAACCATACGAAATAAAATAGGAATACCTGACAACAAAAAAGTGCTGTTATATGCGCCTACATGGAGAGATGATGAATATCATTCTGTAGGAAAGTACAAATTTTTACTACAGCTTGACCTTGAGAAAATGAAAAAACAAATAGGGGAAGAATGGGTTATTGTGTTAAGGTTACATTATTTAGTTGCAGATAGGCTTGATATTTCTTCGTACGGCGATTTTATCATTGATGCATCCAATCATACTGATATTCGCGAATTATATGTCATCGCTGACATGTTAATGACTGATTACTCCTCTGTATTTTTTGATTACGCAATTTTACAAAGGCCGATATTATTTTTCGTTTATGACTTACAAAAGTACAAAGACAAGCTGAGAGGGTTTTATTTTGATTTTGAAAGCCAAGCACCTGGACCGCTATTAAAATCAACAGATGAAGTTTTGGAACATATAAATAAAAATAAAGATGATCTGTTAGATGGATTTGACAGCAATTTTAGCCAACAGTTTATTTCATTAGAAGATGGACAAGCTTCTAGGCGTGTCGTTGATCAAATTTTTAAATAA
- a CDS encoding ABC transporter permease produces the protein MKSALLVIQEQVKHFYLIRRLSLYEMKSSNNNNYLGMAWEVINPLIQILIYWFVFGYGIRQREAIEVAEGMQVPFLQWMLPGIIVWFFFFQSTIQGSKSIYTRLRMLSKMNFPMSVIPNIVIFSQFYIHLVLIFITIIVLNLTGYTISVYYLQTIYFIFATFAFTYALSLIMSTLATIIRDVQMFLQATLRLLLYLSAILWPLTMLPENVQTLMKINPLYYLVEGYRTSFLGVEWYFIVHWQYTLYFWSLTIVLFIIGASLHIKFRRHFIDFI, from the coding sequence ATGAAATCTGCATTATTAGTGATTCAAGAACAGGTAAAGCATTTTTATTTGATCCGGAGATTATCCTTATATGAAATGAAGAGTTCAAACAATAATAACTACTTAGGAATGGCATGGGAGGTCATAAACCCTCTTATACAAATTCTTATTTACTGGTTTGTCTTTGGTTACGGTATTAGACAAAGAGAAGCTATAGAAGTAGCAGAAGGAATGCAAGTGCCTTTTTTACAGTGGATGCTACCAGGTATCATTGTTTGGTTTTTCTTTTTTCAATCGACAATACAAGGGTCCAAGTCGATTTACACTCGTTTGAGGATGTTATCTAAGATGAACTTTCCAATGAGTGTTATACCTAACATTGTGATATTTTCTCAATTTTATATTCATTTAGTGTTAATTTTTATTACGATTATCGTGCTGAACTTAACAGGGTATACGATAAGTGTTTACTATTTACAAACTATATACTTCATTTTTGCAACATTTGCTTTTACTTATGCTTTGTCATTAATTATGTCGACTCTCGCGACAATCATTCGAGATGTACAAATGTTTTTACAGGCGACATTAAGGTTATTATTATATTTGTCAGCAATTCTATGGCCGCTTACAATGCTGCCAGAAAATGTACAAACATTGATGAAGATAAACCCTTTATATTATTTAGTTGAAGGGTATCGTACAAGCTTTTTAGGTGTAGAATGGTATTTTATTGTTCATTGGCAGTATACGCTGTATTTTTGGTCCCTAACGATTGTACTCTTTATCATTGGCGCGAGTTTACACATTAAATTTAGAAGACATTTTATTGATTTTATATAA
- a CDS encoding YigZ family protein has translation MLSSYFTVKGYGEHEISIQRSRFIAYVNRVTTEEEAQTFIEKIKKEHWNAAHNCSAYMIGENDQIQKANDDGEPSGTAGVPMLEVLKKRQLKDTVVVVTRYFGGIKLGAGGLIRAYGSATSEGISATGVVERKLMQKYIASMDYHFLGKVENALRSSSYLIENIHYLENVQIEVYVNTGEEEAFEEFMTNLTSGQAELKQDGVTYLEVDVK, from the coding sequence ATGCTTTCATCTTATTTCACAGTAAAAGGTTATGGAGAACACGAAATATCTATCCAGAGGTCACGATTTATCGCTTATGTGAACCGCGTCACAACAGAAGAAGAGGCCCAAACTTTTATAGAAAAAATTAAAAAAGAGCATTGGAATGCAGCTCACAACTGTTCGGCATATATGATTGGCGAAAACGACCAAATTCAAAAAGCAAACGATGATGGTGAACCATCAGGTACAGCTGGGGTTCCGATGCTTGAAGTATTAAAGAAGCGCCAACTCAAAGATACTGTTGTTGTTGTCACCCGTTATTTTGGTGGAATTAAGTTAGGTGCAGGCGGGTTAATTCGTGCATATGGCTCAGCTACCTCTGAAGGAATTTCAGCAACAGGTGTAGTGGAACGGAAGTTAATGCAAAAATATATCGCGTCAATGGATTATCACTTTTTAGGAAAAGTGGAAAATGCACTCCGTTCGTCATCATATTTAATCGAAAACATTCATTACTTAGAAAATGTACAAATCGAAGTGTATGTGAATACAGGCGAAGAAGAAGCCTTTGAGGAATTCATGACAAACTTAACAAGCGGTCAAGCTGAATTAAAGCAAGACGGCGTTACTTATTTAGAAGTTGATGTTAAATAA
- a CDS encoding CDP-glycerol glycerophosphotransferase family protein yields MFIKDLLGELYSYAVFLLTSIFKLFPTKKKVTYVSSFGDNYFYLYKEANEKFSEYEHVLVVKPRVKKDYDERGIKYHLFETKNLKDWIVSFYHITTSEYVIVDNYFAFLSGMNFKKGTECVQIWHAAGAVKKFGLESSENKERSAIAKRRFRKVYSKFHKIVIGSENMKEVYKGAFEVEGDRFLKTGIPRTDLFFNEDEIKYYQQVLYKKYPILKEKKVLLYAPTFRSGKLDDQKIPLDIELMHKWLKDRYVLAVKLHPSVQHIHTPSNDFIMDLSTENINHLLLVTDMLITDYSSLPFEFALRNKPMIFYPYDFEQYSEDIGFCFDYHEEVPGPVVKSTEELLVKIHELEDNVNLSNIKSFSDAWNEYSTGDASKKLISYMKDEPYEMKGIYDEKVSAKN; encoded by the coding sequence ATGTTCATTAAGGACTTATTAGGTGAGTTATATTCGTATGCAGTTTTTTTATTAACGTCGATCTTTAAATTGTTCCCTACGAAGAAAAAAGTGACTTATGTTTCTAGTTTTGGGGATAATTATTTCTATTTATATAAGGAAGCAAATGAAAAATTTTCGGAATATGAACATGTTCTTGTCGTGAAGCCTAGAGTTAAAAAAGATTACGATGAAAGAGGGATTAAGTACCATTTATTTGAAACGAAAAATTTGAAAGATTGGATAGTATCTTTTTATCATATTACGACCTCAGAGTATGTGATTGTTGATAATTACTTTGCATTTTTGAGTGGCATGAATTTTAAAAAGGGAACAGAGTGTGTTCAAATTTGGCATGCAGCAGGAGCGGTAAAAAAGTTTGGCTTAGAGTCGAGTGAGAATAAAGAACGGTCAGCTATTGCTAAAAGAAGATTCAGAAAAGTATACAGTAAATTTCACAAAATCGTAATAGGTTCAGAGAACATGAAGGAAGTATATAAAGGTGCTTTTGAAGTTGAAGGGGATCGTTTTTTAAAGACGGGCATTCCGAGGACTGATCTTTTTTTTAATGAAGACGAGATCAAATATTATCAGCAAGTACTGTATAAAAAATATCCAATTCTTAAAGAGAAAAAGGTATTATTGTATGCCCCAACATTTCGAAGTGGAAAATTGGATGATCAAAAAATTCCTCTCGATATCGAATTAATGCATAAATGGTTAAAGGATAGGTATGTACTGGCAGTTAAACTTCATCCGTCAGTACAGCACATTCATACTCCGTCTAATGACTTTATAATGGACTTATCAACAGAAAACATAAACCATTTACTACTAGTGACAGATATGCTCATTACAGATTATTCTTCATTACCTTTTGAATTTGCTTTAAGAAATAAACCGATGATCTTTTATCCTTATGATTTTGAGCAGTATAGTGAAGATATAGGGTTTTGTTTTGATTATCATGAAGAAGTACCAGGACCGGTTGTAAAAAGTACCGAGGAATTATTAGTGAAGATTCATGAATTAGAGGACAATGTAAACTTAAGTAATATAAAATCATTTTCTGATGCGTGGAATGAATACTCTACAGGGGATGCATCGAAGAAATTAATTTCTTATATGAAAGATGAACCTTATGAAATGAAAGGGATTTATGATGAAAAAGTTTCTGCAAAAAATTAA
- the tagH gene encoding teichoic acids export ABC transporter ATP-binding subunit TagH, whose protein sequence is MDKAIIIKNLTKKYKLYSKSSERVLDIILPKSYGKDFYALNNVDFEANKGDVVGFVGINGSGKSTLSNIIAGIIPETFGKVQINGKSALIAVASGLKGDLSGRDNIELKCLMLGFSKKEIKTMEDDIIEFAELEEFIDQPVKSYSSGMKSRLGFAISVNINPDILVIDEALSVGDKSFAEKCLNKMNEFKAQGKTMIFVSHSLGQMKEFCDQILWLEFGQVKEYGPVEEVLPQYKAFLKEYKDMSKKERKAYRKKAISGS, encoded by the coding sequence ATGGATAAAGCAATTATTATTAAAAACCTAACAAAGAAATATAAATTATACTCGAAGTCGTCAGAAAGAGTCCTTGATATTATTCTTCCTAAGAGCTACGGGAAAGACTTTTATGCATTAAACAATGTGGATTTCGAAGCGAATAAGGGCGATGTTGTCGGCTTTGTTGGAATTAATGGTTCAGGAAAATCCACATTATCCAATATTATTGCGGGGATTATTCCAGAGACCTTTGGAAAGGTACAAATAAATGGGAAATCTGCACTTATTGCTGTAGCTTCAGGATTAAAGGGAGATTTATCAGGGCGTGATAATATTGAGCTAAAATGTTTGATGCTTGGATTTTCAAAAAAGGAAATCAAAACGATGGAAGATGATATTATAGAGTTTGCAGAGCTCGAAGAATTTATTGACCAGCCTGTTAAATCATATTCAAGCGGGATGAAATCGAGGTTAGGATTTGCTATTTCTGTAAATATTAATCCGGACATTTTAGTTATTGATGAGGCCCTGTCGGTGGGAGATAAGTCATTTGCTGAAAAGTGTTTGAATAAAATGAATGAGTTTAAAGCACAAGGAAAAACGATGATTTTTGTCAGCCATTCACTAGGTCAAATGAAAGAGTTTTGTGATCAAATTCTTTGGTTAGAATTTGGACAAGTGAAAGAATATGGTCCCGTCGAGGAAGTTTTGCCACAATATAAAGCCTTTTTAAAGGAATATAAAGACATGTCCAAAAAGGAAAGGAAAGCCTACCGTAAAAAAGCGATAAGCGGATCTTAA